One window of Deltaproteobacteria bacterium genomic DNA carries:
- a CDS encoding peptidoglycan-binding protein encodes MDVFIRLFGEKNWDLKLPLHVRGIRIDEDAIDGAEPARVTATDAPPPRLLSLKSPALTGPDVKALQSALIAAGATISADGVFGPNTDKAVRDFQRSKGLVVDGIVGPTTRTYLGM; translated from the coding sequence ATGGACGTGTTCATCCGACTCTTCGGCGAGAAGAACTGGGACCTCAAGTTACCGCTCCACGTGCGCGGCATCCGCATCGACGAAGACGCGATCGACGGCGCCGAGCCCGCGCGCGTGACCGCGACCGACGCGCCACCACCGCGATTGCTGTCGCTGAAAAGTCCCGCGCTGACCGGGCCCGACGTGAAGGCGCTGCAATCGGCGCTCATCGCGGCCGGGGCGACGATCTCCGCGGACGGCGTGTTCGGACCCAACACCGACAAGGCCGTGCGCGACTTTCAGCGCTCGAAGGGCCTCGTGGTCGACGGCATCGTCGGCCCAACAACGCGGACGTATTTGGGGATGTGA
- a CDS encoding trypsin-like serine protease, translating to MAGVLVWLLCVHVAFAPAASPVPVNGADAGPPTDPTDMAAMLADPLEDVVAVGGIYGWHCSGVLVHRRAVLTARHCLPAKEVFIGENVLEHGVVIPVVEGRTPGAAGPDIALLVLERDAPTPPRKRLKPERGFTPIGIVRFAGFGAREPTGRFGYGVKHFTDAPMSGWNCDPGRAALFGCDPDNEFVSIAGLGRDTCSGDSGGPALLATIDPSTGRNAWILIGIVSRAVASSTSVCGYGGVYVRTDIHEPWLREQIREISTQRRVEP from the coding sequence TTGGCCGGCGTCCTCGTATGGCTCCTGTGCGTCCATGTGGCCTTCGCCCCTGCGGCGTCGCCCGTGCCCGTGAACGGTGCGGACGCCGGCCCACCGACCGACCCCACCGACATGGCCGCGATGCTCGCCGATCCGCTGGAGGACGTCGTGGCCGTCGGCGGAATATACGGCTGGCATTGCTCGGGCGTCCTTGTTCATCGCAGGGCTGTTCTCACTGCGCGACATTGCCTGCCCGCCAAGGAAGTCTTCATCGGCGAAAATGTGCTGGAACACGGCGTCGTGATCCCGGTTGTCGAAGGGCGGACGCCCGGCGCGGCGGGCCCCGATATCGCGCTCCTCGTCCTGGAACGCGACGCGCCGACGCCGCCGAGAAAACGGTTGAAACCGGAACGGGGCTTCACGCCGATCGGAATCGTGCGTTTCGCGGGGTTCGGCGCCCGCGAACCCACCGGCCGGTTCGGGTACGGCGTGAAGCATTTCACCGACGCCCCCATGTCGGGGTGGAATTGCGACCCCGGACGCGCGGCGCTGTTCGGGTGCGACCCCGATAACGAATTCGTCTCCATCGCGGGTCTCGGGCGCGACACGTGCAGCGGCGATTCGGGCGGTCCCGCGTTGCTCGCGACCATTGACCCGTCCACCGGCCGAAACGCCTGGATCCTCATCGGCATCGTCTCCCGCGCGGTCGCCTCGTCCACGAGCGTTTGCGGCTACGGCGGCGTGTACGTGCGCACGGATATCCATGAACCCTGGCTCAGAGAGCAAATTCGGGAAATCTCAACACAACGGAGGGTAGAACCATGA